In Novosphingobium resinovorum, the following are encoded in one genomic region:
- a CDS encoding nuclear transport factor 2 family protein codes for MVTDAEIEDLVARRDIYAVLTRYSRALDRCDVDLMRSVYWPDGTDSHGVFDGNAADFADFIVREIQEWFEVTMHGLMNVHMEIAGDRAATETYLFAYHKVRESKAQEIFGSRYMRMFAGQGLDPAHHTFYFGGRYLDQFERRAGEWRILHRKVVMDWNDNHPSNEILDQGMFATLRPLGERGPGDPVWANRP; via the coding sequence ATGGTCACCGATGCCGAGATTGAGGATCTCGTCGCGCGACGCGACATTTATGCCGTTCTCACCCGCTATTCCCGCGCACTGGACCGCTGCGACGTGGACCTCATGCGCAGCGTCTATTGGCCCGACGGCACCGACAGCCACGGCGTCTTCGACGGCAATGCGGCCGACTTCGCGGACTTCATCGTGCGCGAAATCCAGGAGTGGTTCGAGGTCACCATGCACGGCCTCATGAACGTGCACATGGAGATCGCGGGTGACCGCGCCGCGACCGAAACCTATCTCTTCGCCTATCACAAGGTACGGGAAAGCAAGGCGCAGGAAATCTTCGGTTCGCGCTACATGCGAATGTTCGCGGGGCAAGGTCTCGATCCGGCGCACCACACCTTCTACTTCGGTGGGCGCTATCTTGACCAGTTCGAGCGGCGCGCGGGAGAATGGCGCATCCTGCACCGCAAGGTCGTGATGGACTGGAACGACAACCACCCCTCCAACGAGATTCTTGATCAGGGCATGTTCGCCACCCTGCGCCCCCTCGGCGAACGCGGCCCGGGCGACCCGGTCTGGGCCAACCGCCCGTGA
- a CDS encoding nuclear transport factor 2 family protein: MSPALSARERLAELVAARDVEAVLTRYCRALDRADLALMKTVYWPDGEDIHGIYVGRASEFVPFIIGEITQYFAMGTHCLLNIHIEVSGDFAVAESYLYSACRVRAGMIEALLGSRYLGRLAGHGLDPDNAMFVMAGRYLDRLERREGEWRILRRQVITDWNDPRPSNEIRDEGMHASLRPIGEWGRSDPVYANSRFAAD; the protein is encoded by the coding sequence GTGAGCCCCGCCCTCTCCGCCCGCGAACGGCTTGCCGAACTCGTCGCGGCGCGCGACGTGGAAGCCGTTCTGACGCGCTACTGCCGCGCCCTCGACCGCGCCGACCTCGCCCTCATGAAGACCGTGTACTGGCCCGATGGCGAGGACATCCACGGCATCTATGTAGGCCGTGCCAGCGAGTTCGTGCCCTTCATCATCGGCGAGATCACGCAGTACTTCGCCATGGGCACGCATTGCCTGCTCAACATCCACATCGAGGTGTCCGGCGATTTCGCCGTTGCCGAGAGCTATCTCTATTCCGCCTGCCGGGTTCGGGCCGGGATGATCGAGGCCCTGCTCGGAAGCCGCTACTTAGGCCGCCTTGCCGGTCATGGACTGGACCCGGACAACGCGATGTTCGTAATGGCCGGCCGCTATCTCGACCGCCTCGAGCGTCGCGAAGGAGAGTGGCGCATCCTGCGCCGGCAGGTCATCACTGACTGGAACGACCCCCGGCCTTCGAACGAAATCCGCGACGAAGGGATGCATGCCAGCCTGAGGCCCATCGGCGAATGGGGCAGGAGCGACCCGGTTTACGCCAACAGCCGGTTCGCGGCGGATTAA
- a CDS encoding Hsp70 family protein: protein MNLARKRIGAGIDFGTTNSVAALSLDAEPQPRLVALDGPEGSGEVFRSALCFWQEEGVPGGLAVEAGPHAIHEYLEYPSDSRFLQSFKSVAASPAFDSASVFTKRYRFEDLGRMFLQKFAAHAGGELDRLDRAVIGRPVHYAGARADEGLARQRYDAMFGGFASEIHYVYEPLAAAFSYASRLDEAATLLVADFGGGTSDFSVVQVREPGAAQRCVPLGHAGVGIAGDRFDQRIVDRLVLPQLGKGGQYRSFDKVLDIPGGYFADFADWSKLALMRNRRTLDELDRLRRSAVDPAAIGRMIAMIENELGFPLYDAVGCLKRALSSEDRAEFRFSGAGVEVQASVTRAEFEDWIAEDVARMAGAVDQALETAGLGESDIDRVFLTGGTSLVPAVRSVFSSRFGEGKLMSGGELTSIAHGLALVAREDDPSAWAA from the coding sequence ATGAACCTCGCTCGCAAGCGCATTGGCGCGGGCATCGATTTCGGCACCACCAACAGCGTCGCCGCCCTTTCCCTCGATGCCGAGCCGCAGCCGCGCCTCGTCGCGCTGGACGGCCCCGAGGGCAGCGGCGAGGTGTTCCGCTCCGCCTTGTGCTTCTGGCAGGAGGAAGGCGTGCCCGGCGGGCTCGCGGTGGAGGCGGGGCCGCACGCCATCCACGAATACCTCGAATACCCCAGCGACAGCCGCTTCCTGCAGTCCTTCAAGTCGGTCGCCGCCAGTCCCGCGTTCGACAGCGCTTCGGTCTTCACCAAGCGCTACCGGTTCGAGGACCTCGGCCGTATGTTCCTGCAGAAGTTCGCTGCCCACGCCGGCGGCGAACTCGACCGGCTCGATCGTGCGGTCATCGGGCGTCCCGTCCATTACGCCGGTGCGCGCGCCGACGAGGGGCTGGCCCGGCAGCGCTACGACGCGATGTTCGGAGGCTTCGCTAGCGAAATCCACTACGTCTACGAACCGCTTGCCGCCGCGTTCAGCTATGCCTCCCGACTGGACGAGGCGGCTACCCTGCTGGTCGCCGACTTCGGCGGCGGCACCAGCGACTTCTCGGTCGTGCAGGTCCGCGAGCCAGGCGCCGCCCAGCGCTGCGTGCCGCTGGGCCATGCGGGCGTCGGCATCGCGGGCGACCGTTTCGACCAGCGCATCGTCGACCGGCTCGTCCTGCCGCAACTGGGCAAGGGCGGGCAGTATCGCTCGTTCGACAAGGTGCTGGACATTCCCGGCGGCTACTTCGCCGACTTTGCCGACTGGTCCAAGCTCGCCTTGATGCGCAACCGGCGCACGCTGGACGAACTCGATCGCCTGCGCCGCAGCGCGGTGGACCCGGCCGCGATCGGCCGGATGATCGCGATGATCGAGAACGAACTGGGCTTTCCCCTCTACGATGCCGTCGGCTGCCTCAAGCGCGCGCTCTCCAGCGAGGACCGCGCCGAATTCCGGTTCTCCGGCGCAGGCGTGGAAGTGCAGGCCAGCGTCACCCGTGCCGAGTTCGAGGACTGGATCGCCGAAGACGTCGCGCGGATGGCCGGGGCAGTGGATCAGGCTCTCGAAACGGCAGGCTTGGGCGAGAGCGACATCGACCGCGTGTTTCTGACCGGCGGCACTTCGCTGGTTCCGGCTGTGCGGTCGGTGTTCTCCAGCCGGTTCGGCGAGGGCAAGCTGATGTCGGGCGGGGAACTGACCTCGATCGCCCACGGCCTCGCCCTCGTCGCGAGGGAGGACGATCCTTCCGCGTGGGCGGCATAA
- a CDS encoding anti-phage deoxyguanosine triphosphatase, translating to MSWHARRENWNPQAEDAREDGDIDYARVIHSASFRRLQGKTQILNLGDSDFYRTRLTHSLEVAQIAGGLARQLAKSFPDHVATGLLPDRSLIHAIGCTHDFGHPPFGHGGEVALNYCMRDAGGFEGNGQTLRILARLESFSANAGANLCRRTMLGVLKYPVAWSAARNPALVPSLLAGTTTIRVLDARSCKPPKCHFDSEQDVVDWILAPVSASDRDKFQALERPEGKHARTLHKSLDCTIMDVADDIAYGVHDLEDAISIGLVTKDAFAAAIDGKCASFLDALKAKYPGESENDVFSRMVDDLFGDANTRKRYISRLVHHFLTGAQYLEVKGFREPLLRWRVALKGPRRAFLDALQNFVVREVITSPEVQQLEFKGQAMVVAVFEALSADPARLLPRDALGRLDAAGGDARVICDHVAAMTDTHLLKTYERLFSPRMGSVFDRL from the coding sequence ATGAGCTGGCACGCCCGACGCGAGAACTGGAACCCGCAGGCCGAAGACGCCCGGGAAGATGGCGATATCGACTATGCGCGGGTCATTCACTCCGCCTCGTTCCGGCGGCTGCAGGGCAAGACGCAGATCCTCAACCTCGGGGACAGCGACTTCTACCGGACCCGCCTGACCCATTCGCTCGAGGTCGCGCAGATCGCCGGGGGGCTTGCACGGCAACTGGCCAAGTCCTTCCCTGACCACGTCGCCACCGGCCTCCTGCCCGACCGCAGCCTGATCCATGCGATCGGCTGCACCCACGATTTCGGCCACCCCCCGTTCGGCCACGGCGGCGAGGTAGCGCTCAACTACTGCATGCGCGATGCGGGCGGCTTCGAGGGCAACGGGCAGACCCTGCGCATTCTCGCGCGGCTCGAATCCTTCTCCGCCAACGCTGGCGCCAACTTGTGCCGACGCACGATGCTGGGCGTGCTCAAGTATCCGGTGGCATGGTCGGCGGCCCGCAATCCGGCGCTCGTTCCCTCGCTGCTCGCCGGAACCACCACCATCCGGGTTCTCGACGCGCGTTCGTGCAAGCCGCCCAAGTGCCATTTCGACAGCGAACAGGACGTCGTCGACTGGATCCTCGCACCCGTTTCCGCCTCCGATCGGGACAAGTTCCAGGCGCTGGAACGCCCCGAAGGCAAGCATGCGCGCACCCTTCACAAGTCGCTCGATTGCACGATCATGGATGTCGCCGACGACATCGCCTATGGGGTCCACGACCTCGAGGATGCGATCTCGATCGGCCTGGTCACCAAGGACGCCTTTGCCGCCGCGATCGACGGCAAGTGCGCCTCGTTCCTCGACGCTCTCAAGGCGAAATACCCGGGCGAAAGCGAAAACGACGTATTCTCGCGCATGGTCGATGACCTGTTCGGCGACGCGAATACGCGCAAGCGCTATATCAGCCGCCTTGTGCACCATTTCCTGACCGGCGCACAATACCTCGAGGTCAAGGGTTTCCGCGAACCGCTGCTGCGCTGGCGCGTGGCACTGAAGGGGCCGCGCCGCGCGTTTCTCGATGCCCTGCAGAACTTCGTGGTGCGCGAGGTGATCACCAGCCCCGAAGTGCAGCAGCTCGAATTCAAGGGACAGGCCATGGTCGTCGCCGTGTTCGAGGCGCTGAGCGCCGATCCGGCCCGGCTGCTACCACGCGATGCACTCGGCCGTCTGGATGCTGCGGGAGGCGATGCACGCGTCATCTGCGATCATGTCGCGGCGATGACGGACACGCACCTGCTCAAGACCTACGAGCGCCTGTTCAGTCCGCGCATGGGATCGGTGTTCGACCGGCTCTAG
- a CDS encoding 12-oxophytodienoate reductase — MSAVDVLFSPGRIGGLEIPNRIAMAPMTREFSHGGVPGPDVAAYYARRAAGGCGLIITEGMAVNAAGAHDGPIPLFYQPQTLAACRAIVDGVHRAGARIMPQLWHVGVQDSPTEVNPQTVKQRPPRVGPSGLLGTGEVGGEVLDERGIADTIADFARAAQAAREIGFDGIEIHGAHGYLPDQFLWSRTNRRRDGYGGDARERTRFVVELIRACKAAAGPDFPIVLRMSQWKSFDYAARLAETPSQLEAIFLPIAEAGVDAFHCSTRRFWEPAFAESDLTLAGWMRKITGSPTIAVGSVTLENDFKHDRSEATGGIAESAPRTRDVEAVASFIERGEFDMIAVGRAMIANPDWAALVRSRETHKLRSFRREQLAALD; from the coding sequence ACGCGCGAGTTTTCGCACGGAGGCGTTCCCGGTCCTGACGTTGCGGCATACTATGCGCGCCGGGCCGCAGGCGGGTGCGGCCTGATCATCACGGAGGGCATGGCGGTCAATGCGGCCGGAGCGCATGACGGACCCATCCCGCTTTTCTATCAGCCGCAGACGCTCGCCGCCTGCCGCGCGATCGTCGATGGTGTCCACCGCGCCGGTGCGCGCATCATGCCGCAGCTTTGGCACGTCGGCGTTCAGGATTCTCCGACCGAGGTGAACCCGCAGACCGTGAAGCAGCGCCCGCCCCGTGTCGGTCCTTCGGGCCTGCTGGGAACCGGAGAGGTCGGCGGCGAAGTCCTTGATGAGCGAGGCATCGCCGATACCATCGCCGATTTTGCGCGTGCGGCGCAGGCAGCGCGGGAAATCGGTTTCGACGGCATCGAGATTCACGGCGCGCATGGCTACCTGCCGGATCAGTTCCTCTGGTCTCGCACCAACCGGCGCCGTGATGGATACGGCGGCGATGCACGGGAGCGAACGCGTTTCGTGGTAGAACTGATCCGTGCTTGCAAGGCCGCTGCCGGGCCTGACTTCCCTATCGTGCTGCGCATGTCGCAATGGAAGAGTTTCGATTACGCGGCGCGGCTTGCTGAAACACCGTCGCAGCTCGAGGCCATTTTCCTGCCGATCGCCGAAGCGGGAGTCGACGCCTTCCACTGTTCGACCCGGCGCTTCTGGGAGCCTGCGTTTGCCGAAAGCGACCTGACTTTGGCGGGCTGGATGCGCAAGATCACCGGATCGCCGACGATTGCCGTTGGCTCGGTCACGCTGGAAAACGACTTCAAGCATGACCGGAGCGAGGCGACCGGCGGCATAGCCGAAAGCGCGCCGAGGACGCGCGATGTTGAGGCGGTCGCATCCTTCATCGAGCGAGGAGAGTTCGACATGATCGCGGTCGGTCGAGCCATGATCGCCAACCCCGACTGGGCGGCGCTGGTACGCAGCCGCGAAACGCACAAGCTGCGCTCGTTTCGGCGTGAGCAATTGGCTGCGCTGGATTGA